The genome window AGACACTTACAAATGGATGAACACATGATCTTTATTGCGTAAGAAAAGAGTTTGGCTAGAATGATAACTGCTGTCACCAACATGGCATACAAAAGCTGAAAGAATTTTCATATAATAGAGCGTCAGCAGTTGCCTCCTGAGTCTATCTGGTTGAAGCATAGATAACATTTAGCTCCTGCTCTCTTCTTTTTGCTTTCGGTCGAATTGTCACTGCTGCGTAGTTCACGTCATCATCACGGCCCACATTCTGTGAAAACAGTATTAACAGTCTTAATATGATAAATCAAATATAACCCCTTCTAAGTGACCTTAAGTTACAAATGGTACAATATTCTTAGTAAGACTCCTTTAAATTCATACTTTAAGGAGAACCTTTGCTGTGCCATTGCTAAACTAATGTCAGCTACTGTTGGTCTTTGTTAATGGATCAGAGAGGGGAACTGAGACGAGACACGTGAAAACATCAATAAAGACTTATCCCTTGGACTTGCAGAAAATCGACCAAAGTCATTCACACATGAATCCAGAGTCCACCAgcattaaactgtttaaacaaatcatccacaggcttgtataggcaaccaaGAGAGAGGTGGAAGGTATAATCTTCACATCGTGCCAcagtctgctcacatatggccaataataAGTGACTAATACATATGAATTGCTTCAAATTTTTTCTCAGTGTTCCTTTAAAGGATTGTGACAAATACGTTTACTTAGTGGGATATTTTACTCGCCAAAAATAAACTTCTTAGTGCTCTCTAGTGGACTTCAAATATAATTTGGTAATATCTGGACTAATCATCTGATATATAGACCTCATAGATGAAAATATACACTAcctacatacaaatacacaagcCAATGTGGTCTGATAGAATACAGTTCTGACTGTTTTTCGGTTCGGCTCTATCAAACAATATACAGTCaacaaaagtatcaaaagtggAATCACCTCTCTTTGTTCTGGATTCTGGTCTTCCTTAACAGCTatgtgacacaaagaaaacatttggtcaGTTTTCCAGCATACTGACAAAAGTTAACATGATTTCCACTTGAAACAAGACGGAGACAGTAACTGAAAAAGTACCTGTCTGAAGTTTCCTGACTTTCACAACCAGACCAACAATGACCAGTACGAGGACAACAGTCAAAGCACCCAGGATCACACTTGTCAGCATTGCTATTCCGTCAGAGTCGACTACAAGAAAGTTAATATAGGCTCAGCATTACTAACTGAATGTAGCTCAACTATTTGACCTGGAAATAATTGAAAACTTACTCTTACTCTTACTTTCACCCTCCCTGCCATCATCATGTGGCTCATCGCTGcctttaataaaataaagacaacctttgttttgattttgttttgacagatgtccaccaaaatgaaaaagaaacaaagaaaaaaaaagactttcttgcatacaggatgttgttttcagacaataaaaaaaattgtacaatATAAGCAGAAAAGAGCGAACTGAACAGAGAGAacgaaagagaaaaagacagtaatCTTACCATTAACCTTTAAACGTATGGGAGTCAAAACTGGAATGCCATTTCTGAAAAATCCACAGTAATACAGTCCAGAGTCAGATGAATCCACGTTTTTGATGTTGAGAAAGACAGTGGACATGTTGGATTTCACttcaaatttccttttttcatatCCATCACAGGCTGTAACGTTGCTTCCATAATTCAACTTAACAACAATGCAGCTGATCTTGGTTCTGTTGACCAGTCTGGACCAGAATGTTTGAGTATCAtaatctgaaatgttgttgcactgcagtgtgacttcttcaccaggctgagcctccacagtctgatactgagagactgaggcagagataaagcctgaaacaaaagcagataacaaaaaaaaggaacatgaacattttcctttggataaatgtttaaataagtgAACAGTTATTAATTCCCAATACTCACtaatgctgcagagactcaaAGCTGCTATCAAAGTGAAGTTCTTCATGGCGCGTGTTGCTGTTACTCTGCAATGTCCGCAACTGAGCTGTGCTCCAGTCAGGGTGCTTTTAATGCAAAGAGGTGGGGTGTGTCTTAAGTTCCTTAACCTGTTcatcaaactgaccacaaaccTGCTGCCAGGAACAAAAGAGTTGACGCAGAATGTTCCGTTATTCTTCCGATGGTGTTATTTTTACAATACAATGTATGATTATATAAGAATTTCAAATCTAATCCCATCATCCAATATCAGAAATGCAAACAATTTTTGTGTAaccaaagcaataaaaatgatctCGACCATCAGATGTTTCTCAGGTTGTCCTtatatttccttcctttttatACAGTTGTGTAGAAGCAATTTACCCCCTTGTCTTCATGACTGTATCATCACCAGTGAACCAAATGGAGTGTTCTGCAcagggaaacattttttgtcttttaaggtGGTACATGCTGGAGATAGTATTGGAGGTGTTTTTGCCAGGCTGACTAAAGATAGTGATTTTAGTTTCAGATTTACTAGATATTTTGAAAATAGCGGTTATACAGTGTTTAATAGTAGTAGTTGATCCTCATTATTTCTACTAAGACAGTATGGCATGCTTTACTGCAAAGATCCTTGTTTCCAACACTTTTATACATGCCATATTGAGAGCAGTTGAGTGGTTTGCTTCCCTTGCATCTTAAAAATTTGACAGTTCCTTCAACCATAGACAGACTTTTCTCCTGAATATGCTGGAAAGTGCCACATTTTTCCAGGGCGAGGCCGacacatcttaaaaacaaagcCATTAACCTCCAGactctgctggtggaggatgTATCTGCATCCTGATTTGATTCCAATGTCCTTATTTTTGTAATTCTTTGCTGCCGTTACCATTCTCCATCTGTACCCCAGGTCCTCTCAGGTTTTCCGACCAACCGCCAGTAGACATTTCAGGCTCCTCTACATCCTCCAATTTCTGCTCCCAGTGTGGAGCCTCTGTATCGTCAGCCACAGGCCTGTCTCCCATTGAGCTAGCCTCTGGTCCACTACTCTCTGGCCTGCACTTTAGTTACCTaccacacttcctgtctccccTGTGCAGGCTCTTGCTGGATCTTCTGTTTATTGGTTTTCTCGGCTACCCTCCAGATCAGTCCTGTTTATGAAACAGGCATCCAGACCACCCTCAAGAGAATCTGCCCTCCCTACTGGTTGTCGTCCACCTCAGAGTTCCCTGACCACTTCCTCAAGCAGCCTCCATCTGTTTTCCAGTTGCACAGCTGCTCACCTGAGGTCTCCTCCTTCTACACCTTTCAGAACCAAGGCCCACCGTACTATATGTTGCTTTATCAGGTCTAAGCCAGCGAATGCTTCCTAGAGAGCATGACTTTGTATGTTTATCTAAGCAATGATGTTTTCACCAGGATGGACTGGCTATAGGGAACCCAAGGGGCCTGACACGCTGATTGGCAGAAGACAACACATTGCAGTGACTTAAGTCAGAAGTGTTGGCCATCACAGCTGGAATACACTCTCTGACAAAAAGTGGCACCAACAGGATGACACCTTTTTGGGGCTGTGCTTTCATTCAGGCTCTCTCAGTTATGTTTTCAAGGCTGCTCAGTTTGATAAGTCCTTGCTGTATCAACTTCTTCAAGACTCAGCTCCTTTTGTTTATCTGGCATTAGGGCCTAAACAATGTTAGTTGTGTTAGAGACTGACTCCAGTTAAGCCTTTGAAACATACATAGCACAgtatttaaaaccttttttcaaaGACTTCTACTGAAGCACATAATCATCAAAATCTATCAGAAATATCTTCAGGTTTTAAGAGAACACACTTAAGTGTCAGTGTGAAAGTTGTGCAGCTTTTGTCGCCTGTGGTTTCAATACTGAGAAGTGAAGGCCAGTCTAACTGTTTATGACCTCAGTGGAAAATAACGGGGGGAGGGGGCACAAAACTTGTTGCAAGCccacatacgcacacacacacagccagagctGAAGTTAagcccttaaaaaaaaatttaaaaaactaactCTGTCAACATACAATAAGGATGActtaagaatgaaaataaaatgagtgcTTCCactcaaataattaaaaacacaggcatatggaaacattttcaacattttaatttgaataaatttACATCACCCCTCCCACCTCCCAGCAGCCTCCCCTATATGGATATTCAACAATCATCAGTGTCTTTACAGTTCCCTCCTCCATCAAATGTCAAGTGGGTGTTCCTTTAATACAGCTAATGTGCTTCACAGCACATTAGCTGTAAATAAGTGGGCAGTGGCgagggtgtgtgttttcatctagGTCCTTccctgaactcagcactcactgACTCTagttcctcctccagctccattcAGCAGACAACATAGAGGATAGCTGCtacagtcaggttgataaacagtATCAACGGATAAATCCATACTTTATTCCTCAAAGTtgaaaagtaatctctgagctctcctcctgtcggtaaacagctctggatcagagcagaatctggtGTCTGAAGGTTGATGTTGCTTTGAAAGTAAGGTACccaaataagtgtgtgtgaagcagagatTGAAATAGAGGCCATACGTAGTTGTGTCACTCGTTGTCTTTGAGAACAGGAggttgtgtgatgtttgtggctGAAGTCTTCCTGTGGTGGTGACTTTATTTTTCACTCAGACAGACAATGGAGACAAAGGAGAACAAAATTCTTGTTGAGTAAGGATGTGAAGTGTGACAGGGCCTGTGCTCCTGTATGTGGCCATAGTGATTATTACTGtagcaaagaaggaagtcaggtgacgtggTATTAAGAGCaaactgtatactgtatacagaAGGGTGGAGAACGAGGTGGATGAATgggtaacacaaacacaggactcTGACCCAGGAGACCACTGAGTTATTTGACCTAAAACAGTGTGAAGATGTGTTGTCCATCAGACATGCTTGTTGGATGGTCCCCACGATGACTTTCTGACCTCAGATGAAGGGGATCTGTGTccaactttttctctctctctctcttaaaccGCAGATCTGACATTCACACCCAGTTCAAGCCTTGATGGTTCAACTTTTTGTGGGTGAGAGAGGAGCCTGAGTTtgaacctctctctcttttttctttgttcacacaTGTATTTCTGTCAACTGTGTGAACTGCTGCAACTGATACGCCTGCCTTGTGGGACAGACTGCTTAAAAATGCTCTCTAATACCCATATTGAAACAACATGGCAGTTCCCCTCATGTTAACAGCCAGCAACTGTGAGGCTGTTGAAAAGCACTTCAGATGATCGTAGTAACTAAATTCcttgtatttttaaatcattttaactGAGTTGA of Acanthopagrus latus isolate v.2019 chromosome 10, fAcaLat1.1, whole genome shotgun sequence contains these proteins:
- the LOC119027498 gene encoding uncharacterized protein LOC119027498 isoform X1, with translation MKNFTLIAALSLCSISFISASVSQYQTVEAQPGEEVTLQCNNISDYDTQTFWSRLVNRTKISCIVVKLNYGSNVTACDGYEKRKFEVKSNMSTVFLNIKNVDSSDSGLYYCGFFRNGIPVLTPIRLKVNGSDEPHDDGREGESKSKIDSDGIAMLTSVILGALTVVLVLVIVGLVVKVRKLQTAVKEDQNPEQRENVGRDDDVNYAAVTIRPKAKRREQELNVIYASTR
- the LOC119027498 gene encoding uncharacterized protein LOC119027498 isoform X3 — encoded protein: MKNFTLIAALSLCSISFISASVSQYQTVEAQPGEEVTLQCNNISDYDTQTFWSRLVNRTKISCIVVKLNYGSNVTACDGYEKRKFEVKSNMSTVFLNIKNVDSSDSGLYYCGFFRNGIPVLTPIRLKVNGSDEPHDDGREGEIDSDGIAMLTSVILGALTVVLVLVIVGLVVKVRKLQTAVKEDQNPEQRENVGRDDDVNYAAVTIRPKAKRREQELNVIYASTR
- the LOC119027498 gene encoding uncharacterized protein LOC119027498 isoform X2; translation: MKNFTLIAALSLCSISFISASVSQYQTVEAQPGEEVTLQCNNISDYDTQTFWSRLVNRTKISCIVVKLNYGSNVTACDGYEKRKFEVKSNMSTVFLNIKNVDSSDSGLYYCGFFRNGIPVLTPIRLKVNGSDEPHDDGREGESKIDSDGIAMLTSVILGALTVVLVLVIVGLVVKVRKLQTAVKEDQNPEQRENVGRDDDVNYAAVTIRPKAKRREQELNVIYASTR
- the LOC119027498 gene encoding uncharacterized protein LOC119027498 isoform X4, which gives rise to MKNFTLIAALSLCSISFISASVSQYQTVEAQPGEEVTLQCNNISDYDTQTFWSRLVNRTKISCIVVKLNYGSNVTACDGYEKRKFEVKSNMSTVFLNIKNVDSSDSGLYYCGFFRNGIPVLTPIRLKVNVDSDGIAMLTSVILGALTVVLVLVIVGLVVKVRKLQTAVKEDQNPEQRENVGRDDDVNYAAVTIRPKAKRREQELNVIYASTR